The genomic DNA GTAGGTGCAGTTAGTATACTATACACAGTCACTGGTAATAAATTAAAAGTTGTACCTGATTTTACTGAAAAAATTTTCCAAGGTTGTTTTTATGGAAAAGGAAAAATATATTTAATAGTGTTACTAAAAAATACATTAAGTATTATTTTAGATAAAAGAGTTAGAAAATTATACAAAGCATATAAGGCTTGAGAAAATCGTTATTGTTAACGAATATAAGGAGGAAAATGAATGGAATCAAATTTTAAGAAAACTGTAGAATCATTATTTAATGGAATGGAGAATTTCGTTTCAACAAAAACAGTAGTAGGCGAAGCAATCAATATAGGAGATACTATAATATTACCATTAGTTGATGTTTCATTTGGTGTAGGTGCAGGAGCTTCAGAAGAAGCTAAAGAAAAAACTAAAGGAATTGGCGGAGGAGCTTTAGGTGCTAAAATAAGTCCAAGTGCTGTTTTGGTTATACAAGATGGACAAACACGATTAGTTAATGTCAAGAACCAAGATAGTTTAACTAAGATAATTGACATGGTTCCTAATATAATGGATAAATTTACTGCAAAGAAGAAAAATAATGCAGAAGAAGAAAAAGTTACAAAAGAAAATTATCCAGAAGACGAGGAATAATAAAAACTTAATATAGGAGAAAATTTCTTATGAAAAAATTATTTAGATTAGTGTTATGCTTATGTTTGAGTTCTATTGTTTTATTAAACGTTCCAGTATCAGCAATAGATAAGAATCCACCAATATCCGTAAAGATTAATGATAATTATATACTCATGGATACTGAACCTTTATTGATAGATAATACTTTATATGTACCATTAAGGGCAATAGTTACTGCATTGAATGCAGAAATCGTATGGGATGGTGAAACACATAAAATAACAATCAGCGAAGGAGAAAATAAGATTGAACTATCGTTGGATTCCAATATCGCTTATGTTAACGGT from Vallitalea longa includes the following:
- a CDS encoding GerW family sporulation protein is translated as MESNFKKTVESLFNGMENFVSTKTVVGEAINIGDTIILPLVDVSFGVGAGASEEAKEKTKGIGGGALGAKISPSAVLVIQDGQTRLVNVKNQDSLTKIIDMVPNIMDKFTAKKKNNAEEEKVTKENYPEDEE